The genomic region CAAGGCGCGCTAGTCTTTCACGTGCTTTTACTTCTTCATTCTCGGCTTCGGCTACATGCAATAGATAAAGGTCTGCTTTACTTTTACGAGCAATCTCAGCCCCACAAGATAGAACCGCGTCAAGATACTCATCGAAATCAACGGCTGCAAGAATAGGTTTACCCACAAAGGGGTTCATTGGTGGCCTGAGTTCGACTCCGTCCTCTTTATTATGTCTGTAAGGCTTTGAAACGAAGACAGGCTTAGAACTAACATGCAAGAGTTCCTCAACAGTGCTTCCAAGTAAGAGGCTACGTAGCCAGCCATGACCCCTAGAAGCAACAACAATGTAGTCAGCTTTCACTTTTTCAGCTTCTTTTGCAAGCCGGTGTGCTGGGATAGACGGGCCAACAATCTTAAAATCAACACTAAATCCTTGGTCTTCAAGATACCCAGCGTATTTTTCAAGCTTTTCTAACGCTTCTCTCCTTATACTACTTAAAAGCCCTTCAACATCAAATCCCGCAACATGGTCAACTACTTCTAAGGGGATAACATAGACCAGAGTGAGCCGCCTAGTCTCTATAACCTTTAGCGACGGAAGCCATCGAACAAAGACGTCGCTAACTTTAGACAAGTCTATCCCGACAAGTGCGTGTACAAACAAGATGTAATCCCAAATACATAGGTTATCGTATTGCTAATAATTAAAACACTACGCTATCCATAATCATATTCTTAATCATGCAAGAGACAGCAATCTTTTCACTAGATGAGGCCGGCGATCAGAATCAATGTCAAGGCTCTTAGCATTCATTAAAACCGGTATAATACAAGCCTGGACGAACGGCGAATTATACTTTACGCAACCTGGCGTTCCATAGAGGATCCAAACGATAAGAATTGGAAACTGTTGTGGCGCCGGGGGCGGGATTTGAACCCGCGCGGCCGTGCAGCCACCGGCTCTTCAGGCCCGTGTCATATATATTACAAGTTCCCATAGAAACCGTGATCCGGGAACCCAGCATTACTATGCGAATTACTGATGGAATTATAATTATTGCACCAGGAACCTTTATCCAGATCATATTTCCTGTCCAGCGACGTGTTGGGGCTCAGAGAACCGTTGCAAAAGGGGGACATTCTAGGTTGTTGCGGTTCTGGTTGTTGCATATTTCTTCATTCCCGGCATGCAGCTCTCAAGGTAGTCTTTGAATGCGTAGTAGAGTGTTGGTGTGCCTAGTGCTATGAGGATGGCTGAAGCCGCTATAGCTCTCGCCAGCTCGCCTCCTCTAGCCGTTTTCGTGGAGGCGACTGCTACTAGGAGGACCCCGGTCACCAATAGTATTAGGCCGGCTGCGAACCCGAGCGTGTCCAGCAACATTCTCTTCCCCTCGTAGCGGCACGCCATGAGTGCGGCAAGGCTAACTCTGTACCTCCTTCTAGCACCTAGCAGCAACACAATGATGACGACAAACACTAGGACTGGCGCGAGCGCCGTGAGGAACCTAGCACCACCGGGGGAGGCTCTAGCAAGAGGTACAAGCGCCAAGACGAAGCCGCCAAGAAGCCCACTGGCAACGAGCAGCTCATCCCGTCTCCAGGCACCAAGCCCGACAACAAGCCCTAGGAGAGAGGAGGCAATGAACAAGACAAGAGAAACGGCATCCACGACTACACGCCCCCCCGGCTAGGCCATGCGCTGGGAAGCCGCGGGACGTCTCCGCTCTACTAGGCGGCTATGCCTATGTCTCAGCAAATAGTATAGCAGGATCATGGCGGCCTCCCCCGCGAACAACGAGGCCACTACCGCGTCCTCAACAATCTTTGGCACACGTATACCGAAGAGACTCACGGCGCTCACGAAGCCTGCAAGGCATCCGCCGAGCACCATTGCTAGCCGGGAAATAATGCGTAGCTCTTTCTCATAGCTCTCGCCCCGCCTCCCTGCGGTAAGCATTTCCCAAAGCGCTATCACTGCTAGAGTTATACTAGCAACAAACGTGAGTAAACCAAGTAGGAAGGAAGTACTAGGCAATGCCGTGTCCCTACTAAATAATCCTCATAATGATTGCTAAAAAGCTAACGCGTATACATTCATATAGCCTCTACATATGTGGAACAAAAACCCAATAGCTTGAAGGTAACTGCTTGCTAATTTTCTTCCACAGCAGATGTTACGCAGAAGCCAGGGGCCAGCATCCTAGAAGCCGGGACTCCTCCTTACAGAATATGCTCTAAGGGGACTTAGTGAGACCTAGGATGATAGCAATAGCTATTACGAGTGATGATAGAAGAACGAGTAGCGATACAGCATCCTTGGCCACGAGTAGTCCTGCGAGCACAGCGACGACGTTGATAATCCCTGCACCATAAAGGAGGTACCGTACTATGAGCCTAGCTAAACCAAACACGGCAAAGCCTACAGCAAATGCATAAAGGGCGGCTGATACCAGCAGAAGAATGACGGATACGGCTAGAACCCTATTACATGAACGACCACACTGTAGGCTACCCAAATGCACTGCCGCAGAAACAGCCACTAAGGCAGCTATTGAGACAAGCAGGATAATATTAAAAAATACTTGTTTGGCATGGGTTATGTCACGAGCCATTCTGTTCATCCCCATACACATCCTACAAAGCATCCAATTAAACAGCCTATGGTTGACGCCCCCAATATAATTGAGCACCAGGCACAGTAGCTACATGATATTACTTCAAAATAGCATAACCCGCATGCTAAGGCACAACTAGCACCGAGTATTGCATTAGGTACTCCACACACATCAGAAGCACACTGCTTTAGACAGTCCCAGTATCCGTCTGTTATTATTGCTATTGTTTTTGCTTTCTTGTTGTATGGTTGTAGGTGCTTCTGCACCAGCACAGAGAGATGACGCAGCTCCATTGCTACTTTGGGCCAGATTGTCTTTGTGTCGTTGTCTCCGCGTGATATCTTCACTAGTGTCTTTGCTAGTAGCTTGTAGCTCTGCGACAGTGTGGTTTCGTTTGGTATTACCACTATATCGGCTACTGGGTGTTCTTGGCGGGGCTCGATATTCGCTGTTGTTATGAAGTACTTGTAGTTGCCGGTCTCGGGGTCCGTTATGATCCTTGTAACTATTGTTACGTTGAAGCCTGGGTGCTCAGCCCTATAGGCTAGTAGGTAGAAGCTCTGGCTATAGGTCTGGTTGTATACTGTTATCTCCGCGAACACCATTCTCCTCGTCGAGGTGTTAAGCTCGTAGATCTTCTCAACACTAATATTGAAGGCTGTACTGGAGTGAGCTGTTACATTGCACACTCTTGTGGCATTGGTTAGGTTTAGTACTTTGTTCAGGGTAGTTATGTTTAGAACTAGGTGGCCGAAGCGGCCGCGCTGATCAAGCTGTGCTATGACGAGCCTCTTTATGAGTAGGGTGTTATCACCAGGGCTAAGCGCGTAGGCTACGGTAGCGTTGCTAGGCAGTAGCGGCGCCACGACTGGCAGCAGGAAGACCGGCAACAATGCTAGGATGAGGCCCCGCTTAGCCACCAAGCCGGGACGGGACATACGTCTCACCCTTCAACACCCTCTTCATATATATATATATATGAAGAGTATTAGTCTCATAAGTAGACTGGGTAAGTTTCGGACAAACAATTCCCGCGTAAGATATATAACCAGCCGTTTTTCACCAAAAGGAGCCAACAGTGTTGCAACGATTATGGGAGCAGAAGAAAATGGTTTATGCCGAGAAGGTTGTAGTGCCTAGCCTTAGGGCAAGGGGACGAAGCTGGTGATCGCTTCTTATCCGAGATAGCAGACTAGATACAGCGCTTTGTAGAGATAAGGCGCTAAGCTAGCTATGCCTTGTCTATGTCACCGTCTAGGAAACAAGCTGTTCTTTATCGAAGTATGTAGCGTTCTATCTCGCCTTTACTGGTTATTCTGAGTATGTCCCATTTCTCACCGTCGAAATGTATGAGGTACGTGTTTTTGTGCAGGAGGCCTTTCTCGAGCTCTTTCACGTTGCAGGGCTTGAATACCTTGGCGTCCAGCTCTACTATCTTCTTGGCCCTCCTGTACTCTATCCTAGCGCTTATTGGCGCCTCTGGCTCATCTGCCACGTCTTACTCCTCTATCTCGTATATGATTATCCTACCGTCACCGGTCTTCTCGACTATGAGGTCCCTGGACAGCCTCCTTATCTCCCCGGGCCTGAGGGAGGCTATTTCTCTTGGCCTGACCTGCTTCCAGAGGGCCTTTGCTAGGCGGGTTATGATTCTCGAGGAGAGGGCCAGGGCACCGGCCACGCTCTGTGCCTGGGTAGTGTCGCCCTCTATGCTTGTCATCCCCGTTGTGTCGCTGGAGCCCTGGACTGGGAGTAGTTCTAGGCCCTCTACTGGCGGCTGGGCGACCCGGCTGGGGCTCCAGGGCTTCTGCCTACTAATGCTCAAGCCTGCTCACCCTACTGGTTTCCACATGATCTTGGTGCTCCAGAATACTAGGTAGAGTGGTTCACCCATATCTGTTCTGTAGCTCGTGTTGCGCGACACCATTGCTGCTTCGCCGCTTACGCGTATCCGGTACCTCTTATCGCCGACCGGTAGCTCTATCTCCTCCCAGGCGGGCTCCTGGCTCTCTATGTCCACTAGCTCCCAGCCCTCCTGGGGAGGCTTATCTGGCGGGGCAAGCGGCTTGTTCCTCACAGCCTCCACGAGCTCCTCGGGCACATGGAGGGATGCGACGCCGCCAGCAGTCTTTACCGCGAAGTTTGCTCCCCCAAAGGGGGAGAAGCCGACGTACCTAGCCCCAACTATGACAACACGGAGGACGAGCCTGCTCCCATCCGTGAGCACTACTAAACCTGGCCTGCTCGATACAACCGTGTAGACCCCACTATTTGTGGCGCTCAAGGATCAAGACCCCAGGTAAGCTAGGAATAATATTCTCTACTTAAACTCCCTGCCAATAAGCTAATGCATTATTGCACTGTCTAAGTTTAAGTTGCAAGTAGTTTATCTAATGAAGTCGAATAGAGCCTTAGCGCCTTGCTAGTGGTGCCTCAAAAGCTTGAGCCGTCTATGTATAGGTGTTTGCGGGGAAGTGCTATTTTGTTGGCTGTATTACTTGTATATTTGGGTTTGTTGTATGTGTTGTAATGATAGCGAGTGCATTGGCTCTATGCGTGGCGTTGGGATAGTGGGGGTGCTTTGCCGCCGCCTAGGCTACATGTGCGGCGTCGACCCGGAGGCCGCCCCGGTCCTCGCCGCCTACGAGCTCGCAGTCCTCGAGACCTACCTCCTCCTCTACAACGCTGGAGGCGAGGAACTCGTCACAGAGTGCCTGGGGGACGAGAACTGCCTACGAGAGCTAATAGACACAGTTAACACCGCCGCAGAACTCCACATAAGGGGCAACAGGTACTTCTACACACTCACACTAAGAGACATCGAAACCATGCTCCGGATCGCCGAGAAGCTAGCTCTGGTAAGCAAGTCCCATAGATAAATATGGCCTATAAAGTGCCTAAAGGTTACTCTTGTGCGAAGAATCTAGGAAAACATTGAAACCAAAGGTATTTTGCGCGATGAATTGCTGAGGAACGATCTAGGAGAAAAAGGAGCCTCCTTCTAAGCCTGACTGTCATCAAGGCCTTAACTATTACCTCTAAGAATCAAGGACAGTAGAGCTTGACATACCAGTCCTTGGCTGCACAATTCTACGGCGCTTTTAAACGGGGGTGATATGAGTCGGCATGTGGGTTGTGTCTTAGTTGTCGTTCCCTAGTAACTTATAGGGGCGTTGGTGGATGCCCTTTCACTTCTCTCAAGGTTCTCGCTTGCCTCCTTGTCTGATACTCTTGGATCGAAGGCAGTTATGAGACTAGTTGCCAGCGCACAGTCTGTTACGAGACTACATGGGCAGGTGTTTTGCCCGCGGCATTTAAGGAAACGAATTATGCCTCATAGCTGTCTTGCCGCTCTACCGGGCCGCAAGGACTCGTAGCCACCTTCGCGGCCACGGCGGCCACGTGAACAGCCCATGTAGGTGTATAGCGATGACTTGAGGACTCATAACTGGCCTAGAAAAACCAAGACCAGCCCTCATAGCTGCCTTGAGCCATAAGGGAATGATTCCTAAGCAACTGTCGAGAAATCTGCTTGCCGTCACCCCTTCGTACTCATGTATACACGTAGCTGGGCAATAATTATGAGGAGAGATTATGAGAAGTAGTGAACGGTTAGGAGTCGTTGCATACGTATTTTAGGAAAGATGGTACTATTAAGCGCGGCTACACGGCGAATCACTTGACAAGGGAGGTAAGGGATGGGATAGAGTAGGCTGTAGCAGGCCCCATGCGGGAGAGCATGTCTGCTATGATTATTGGTGCAACAATTACCAGCACCAGCTGGTAGGATTGGGGAGAAGACACAACACAACTGCTGCCTAGAAGGTAGAGGGCTTAGAAAGGCGAGAAAAGCTTGTTTGTTCGAGCCTCAGTACCCCTTACCACATATCGGCGTATTCAATGTCCGGGTTGTATAGTAGTGCGTAGTCCTCTTCTCCGCCCCCTCATCCTCGCCGTCCTTATGGATTCGAACGCTCTCCGCAAGTCGTTGTAACGCACATGGCTATAGGGTATTGGTACATATACTACCGCGTTATCGTGGATAGCGAGAACCCCTTCCCTGTAACCGACTTTAGAGAAGAACACCTCAACAACAAAGGGGTTGTCGAACACGAAGAGCTTCATGCCGAGACTGCCTCTCCTATAGTTATAGTATAGGGCTAGTAGTAGGAGCTCCCCGCCTTCACCCATGTATGTTATTACATCCTCCCATCTGGTAGTAAACATTGTGTCGCTCATCCGCTTAAGGGTTTTGAGCCTCATCGCTATGCGCTGAGGCACCGTTGCTGATTTACCTGTATACCTTCTCAGCCTATATTCATCGTATATGTTGATAACTATGTCCCTAGTCCTCAAGACAATCCTTTGGTTCGATGATGATCTTAGTACGGTGTATTTCTTTACCCGAGTCCTCCTAAGCTGCTGATACATGGGCTCCGGGATAAGAACCTCTACAGGCCGGAGTGATGAAAGCACGAGACCCCTAGTAGCCGAGTACACTGATTTCCCGTACCGTGCCGGGTTGTAGCCATAGGCCTCGAAATAGATCATTCTCGATAATTCGCGACTATATACGGTCATGATTAAACCCCATGAGGGGGTCGATAGCCATGGAGGCGAGTAGGAGGGCGTGGCTTAGCGCCGCATTACCGCTGACCGGGAATAATGGATTAATGAGTGTCAGCTTCCTGACAACGAGTATAGGTATAGATACTCGAGGAGCGTGGAGGTCTAGCACCCTGAGCTCAAGCAAGTCTTTAACGAGTATCGCCTCAGTTGCACGGGGATTGAGGGCTGTGATTAATCCCCTGCTCTTGTCTATAACAAGTCCAACAACAGACCATGGCCATGGAAGCGGGAAGGCTTGCAGCCTCTGTGCTAGTATACGGGCTCTTTCTCCATTACTGATATCGCTCGGCATCTTGTCGAATTTTATAATTGGTTTGCTCTTGTGAAGCAGCTTATAGACACTGATCTTATCTAGTATGCGGTCGACATAGCCGTATGCGTAGGGAAGCCTTGTAGGCTGTTTAATGCGTGTCTGCGTTATTTCTATAGTTGCTATAGCAATATGGTTGCTTACAGCTATTATCCTCGACGCACACCAGTGCTGCTCAAGGAACCTCTTAAACGCCCAGAAGTCTCTGAACCTTTTCACCGATACCATTCTCGGCCTCTTGCCCGGTACAGGTGGAGATACCTGGGTAACTAGTTCCCCATCAAGCTTTGAGAGAGCCTCATAGGGGTTGAGGAACACGAGTTCATATGTAATAGTATCGATGCGTGTTGGCTCGATATGCGCGAAGGTTTTTGGCCTAATACGCCTCTCAACATTATACCGTGAATTACATGAACTATAAGCCTCGAACTCATAATAGTCGGGAAAGCTTAGTATACCTCGTGAGCAGCACGATTCTCGTAGCGCCTCGAGTACAGGGATAAGCAGTCCCTTAACCCTCTTCAACCCTATCATCTCAGAAGAATTCTATAGCATTGAAAGGCACTTAAAAAGTGGCAAAATACGCTCCACACTCTTGCTCCATAGAATGAGCAAGCGCAAGTAGTGGTAGATAAGAGATAAGTATTACACAATAATTATATGATTGTTAGGGTCTCTTGTTGGATGCTCGTGTACTCGTTAAATTAAGCTGTTATGATTTTCGAGCCGAGAAGGAAAAGATTGGGAAGAGTAAGGCGTGGATTTCTCGCATTCTCCTCCCCAGGCTCCAGGGCATGTTCGTGGCCCATCTCTCGTTCCTTGAGCCGCTCGGCGTCGGCCACGTCTACGCCGTGCTGAATGACCGCGAGAAGTGGAGGTACTACCGGGACAGGTATGCGGGCAGGCAGAAGCTGCTGATAAGGGAGATGCGGGACATCCCGCTTGTCAGGTACGTGCACAGGTTCTACATCTTCGGCGACGGCACCATAGGCGCCCTCTACTATGCTCCGAAGGAGGTCAGGGACGAGATCGTGGCGCGGCTGGACTCGTTCTACGACGAGGTCTACGATGCGAGGGTCTACCCTGTATTGAATTGCCTCGGCAAGCTCTACCCTGAGGCCTCCGAGGGCGACGCTTGGCGCCTCGGGAAGGCAATGCTGGAGAAGCTGAACACCGCGCCGCCCTACAGGAGCAGGAACAGGTTCCTAGACTACCTGCTTATCAGCGTGATGGAGCTGGAGCCCCTTCTCACGCTCCGGGAGCTGCGGAGCCTGGTCTACGCGGCCCGCGCCCGCATAGAGAAGGAGCTGGGCGAGGAGCTGGAGCTAAGCATGCGCTACGTCAAGAGGCACTACGTCGAGCTTAGCCGGCGCTACGTGCTCGGAAGACTATTCGTTGGCAGACCGAACGTGTGCAGTTACCCAGTCCTCGTAGTGGAAAAGAAGTACAGGGAGCTACTCTACGGGCTGGCAGCGGTAACAATGGGTTCAACCATGCTAGCCGACACAGGGGACACAGTAATAGCATCGGTTGGCGCTACGTCTTTTGCTGAGCAATCGGAATTTATCGACATATTTCTCCCCGGCCTAGAAAAAATTACAACAACGGTCTCTGTAACAGCTGTCCCGTTTCCTTTCGAGATGTACAACCCCATAGAGGAATCATGGAGCTTAGAAGAACCAGCAGTAGAGAGAATAGAGGAAATAGTGAAAAAATACTGACTGGCTGATAGGGGCTGAGCACTACTAGATTATTAAAACGGCCCTCTCCAGTTCTTTGCTTCAAGTACCTCTATCATTGTCGTCGCTAATGCCATGTATGGTGCTATTCTCAGGAGTTTCTTCCTGAGCTCCTTCCTGCTCCTCATTCCCTCTCACCTCCTGTTATGTTCGTTCCCCTGTTCGTTCATTGATTGGCGCCTTCAGAGAACTTAAAAACAAGCAAGCACGGTTGACGAGCTAGTAATTGGCTTATTGATTATGAGAAGGTTGTATACCAATGCGATAATAGCGGTATTTATACTTTAGTTTACTGGGATATATGACTCCGGTAAACCAATATACATATAATTGTATAGCCGTGTTAAAGCACGGTGTAGTTCTATGGAGAATAAGAAGTATTGTGATGACTTGTTTTCTTGCCTTATAAGGTTTTTTAATGATAGTTACGAGGATAAGAAAAAGAAGAAGAGAAAAGACGGTAATGATGACCCGCTCCCAGTCACGCCAGCCATGCTATTGCTGCGCCCTGTCTAATCAGGCAGGCATGTACGCGGCAACGTGCCTGCCTCCATCAGCAGGCACTACTTTTAGTGCTTACTCTCTGAGCTACTGCTTCTTGTTGCTATCAATGGGCCGGGACGGAGGAGCTGCTTGAAGCTTCTTCGCTAACTGGATTGATCGTGCTTCAAGGTATATCCTCATTAATCTTGAGCCGAGCATCCTCATTATTGCTTTTTCCTCCTCCTCGTCCAGATCAATAACCCCATTATTCTTCAATACTAGCAAGCCTAGCGCTATCAATAGACTTGTGAGGCCACTTACACTAATACCGTATTTTGCTGACATGCCAAGCAGTATTCGGTGAACTGAATCGTCTATCCTGACGAGCCGGGACATGCTGCTACCCATATAGTTACAGCGTATTTAAAAGCTTAGGAATACTGGGCATTGCCACTATATTAGCACTAGCGATACACCAGGTCTACAATAACTGCAACAACTAGTAACAAGCAAACCCCTCTCACACACCCCTCTCCTCACAGCCCCCTGCCCCACCCAGCACAATGATTGTCGTTGCGTAGAGTCCTCCTCCTAGACCTCTTTTTAAAAGGCTTGATAAAGGCATTTAGAATAAGGGATCAAGTGATATTAAAGGGAGCTGTTGAGGAAAGGGACGGTAATACCATTGGGAGGCAAGAAGGTGGCGAGGCTTAATGAGGAAAAATACGTAATATATCTTCCCAAGGATTTGAACGAGCTCTGGCGGGAGTTGCATGAGCGTAGGAGGAAGATAAACATCTACATAGAGATCCTTGACTAGGCTGTGGCCGGTTTTGGCACCCCTCGCTTAAGTACCGTTTTTAGGTAATCAATGTCCTCGAGTCCTCTTCTCAGAACCTCCATTACCCTGGGATACCAGTAGTCTGCATCCGATAAGAGGTCTGAGTACACCGCCTTGCTTATCTCACCTATCTCCCCCAGCCTTGACTGGATGAACTTCGCCGCTGACTCCTTATTCACTGTTTTCTCAAGTACTCTCCAGTTCAGCTTCCGGAGATACTTTGGCCGCAACAGGTTGTGCTTCCTAGCGTAGTCGCTCACCTTGCTCCTATCCCTCTTAGTGCCGCCGTGCTTCTCTAGTAGCGGTAGCAGGTCGCGGGGAAAGTATACCCATTCACACAACTTGTTGCTCTCCCTAAGCCCCATATAGTATCTGCAAAAGCTCTTGAAGCACACGAGGCGTGGGCTGTAGTCGTCCAGCATCTCAACGTGTACTTCCTCGTCCGGGCTCCAAGCCCCAACAAGCTTGACTACGTGCTCCAGCCGTATACCGCTATAGTACATTAATAGGTAATACAAGTAGTAGAGCTCGTGCCTGCTCCTTAGATAATCCATGGTCTTCCTGAACTGGTCTAGGTCGATCCTGTACGCCTTGACCCGTAGTTTGTAGCTGCGCGAGGGCACCACCTCCATTATCCAGGCCATTGTCTCGCCGCTTATCCTCCTTCTGAAGTATAGGTACTGTATGTAGTGTCTGAAGATGTTGCGCAACCAGCCGTTAGGGTGCCTCGCCACCCACTCGATTAGTTGCTCGCTCAGCTCCCTGCCCTCTAGGTGCTTCCTGAAGAGGTTCCGGTAGTACTTTATTGTCTCCGGGTCCCTGACCTTTGTGCGCTTCTTGCGCTCCATTAGGAAGTTTTCGAAGCCCTCGCTCCACTCAAGCTTGACCCCAGCGTATGATATGCCGAGCATCTTCTTGAGGTCTTCGCGGAAGTTCTCAACGGTGAAACGCAGTATAGCATTCTTGATGTACTCGTCTCTAGTCGCGAGCGCTAGTAGCTCCAGCACAGCGCTGTAATCGGGTACGCCGTCCCCCGTTACCAGTCCCAGCGCGCGGAGCTTCTCCTCCCCCCGCACTATCTCCTCGAACTCCGCCCTAGATAGGTGCCTCAGAGCCCTCGCCACAACCTCGTCCGGGACCCTGCGCTGACCACTAACATACCTGTATAGACTGGATTTCGCCACGCCAAGCGTCTTCGCCGCCTCGTTGAAGCCAAGCTTATCCCTAATTTTCTCCAGTATCGCCCTCCGAGCCGAATCACTCAGTGCGCCCACATTAACCCCTTTGAACCAGTTATCGTCCCCTGAGAATTCACCCAATAATTCCCACCCAGGGCATTGACCGGGAACCAAGAACCAGGAAGAGAACTGAATAATAGGAGGCTTATAAGTGTGGCGCCGGGGGCGGGATTTGAACCCGCGCGGCCGTGCGGCCACCGGCTCTCCAGGCCGGCCCCTTAGACCGCTCGGGCACCCCGGCACCTAGGCCATGAATTATCTTTAGACGTTCTGGGCATAAATAAGGATGACTCTTTCGCTTAATAGAAGCGGGAAAAGTATGCGAAGAAACAGCAACAGCTGCTAGTGTGCTTAGCGGAGTCTTATCTCTATGTATACGTCCTCGGGAACTCTTACTCTCATTATTTGCCTCATTACGCGTTCGTCTGCATCAACTATTACGAGGCGCTTGTGAATCCGTAGCTCCCATTTATCCCACTTTTTCGAGCCCTCACCATGAGGCAGACGAAGCGTTGGTACAATTAACCTTTTCGTTGGAAGCGGTATTGGACCACGCATTCTTACTCCAGCCTTTTGTGCTATCTTCTTTATTTGGTCAACAACCATGTTTAGGTTATCCACATTAGTGCTCCAGAGCCTTATCTCTGCACGCTGGACCATGTCCTCTCTTCCC from Pyrofollis japonicus harbors:
- a CDS encoding universal stress protein; the protein is MFVHALVGIDLSKVSDVFVRWLPSLKVIETRRLTLVYVIPLEVVDHVAGFDVEGLLSSIRREALEKLEKYAGYLEDQGFSVDFKIVGPSIPAHRLAKEAEKVKADYIVVASRGHGWLRSLLLGSTVEELLHVSSKPVFVSKPYRHNKEDGVELRPPMNPFVGKPILAAVDFDEYLDAVLSCGAEIARKSKADLYLLHVAEAENEEVKARERLARLARSLASGGEIVVNTVVQRGRPQKVVLDYARMIGSSLIIVGGSMGSVAEYVVRRSHTHVLVCK
- a CDS encoding integrase, with amino-acid sequence MGEFSGDDNWFKGVNVGALSDSARRAILEKIRDKLGFNEAAKTLGVAKSSLYRYVSGQRRVPDEVVARALRHLSRAEFEEIVRGEEKLRALGLVTGDGVPDYSAVLELLALATRDEYIKNAILRFTVENFREDLKKMLGISYAGVKLEWSEGFENFLMERKKRTKVRDPETIKYYRNLFRKHLEGRELSEQLIEWVARHPNGWLRNIFRHYIQYLYFRRRISGETMAWIMEVVPSRSYKLRVKAYRIDLDQFRKTMDYLRSRHELYYLYYLLMYYSGIRLEHVVKLVGAWSPDEEVHVEMLDDYSPRLVCFKSFCRYYMGLRESNKLCEWVYFPRDLLPLLEKHGGTKRDRSKVSDYARKHNLLRPKYLRKLNWRVLEKTVNKESAAKFIQSRLGEIGEISKAVYSDLLSDADYWYPRVMEVLRRGLEDIDYLKTVLKRGVPKPATA
- the rpsJ gene encoding 30S ribosomal protein S10 gives rise to the protein MVQRAEIRLWSTNVDNLNMVVDQIKKIAQKAGVRMRGPIPLPTKRLIVPTLRLPHGEGSKKWDKWELRIHKRLVIVDADERVMRQIMRVRVPEDVYIEIRLR